The Heterodontus francisci isolate sHetFra1 chromosome 12, sHetFra1.hap1, whole genome shotgun sequence genome includes the window tcaaatggaatgttgacatttattgcaaagggaattgaatataaatgtagggaagttttgctacagctgtacagggccttagttagatcacatctggagtactgtgtacagttttggtctccttacttaagaaaggatataattgcattagaagcagttcagagaaggttcatttggcttaatcctgggatgaaggggttatcttatggggaaaggttgagcTGGTTGGATCTATaccctttggagtttagaagaatgagaagtgatcttattgaaacataaaggattctgagggggcttgacagagtggatgttgagagagtgtttccccttgtgggggagtctagaactaggggacacagtttaaaaatgaggggtctcccatttaaaatggagatgaggagaaattttttctctctgagggttgttaatctatggaattctctgccccagatagcagtggaggctgggtcattgaatatattcaaggctgagttagatagatttttgatatacaagggagtcaagggttattgggggtggggggtggggggcagacaggaaagtggacttgggccacaatcagatcagccacgatcatagtgaatgctggagcaggctcgaggggctgaatggcctactcctacaccTAATTCTTGTATttctgtaaatataacctgaaatggcaatacctcatgtactgtatagaaagaaactgatctgtatttcactttatgtaatgtcaaatttgaattatgtaatgtattttcacaaattttatgaacaaagtatatttttgggacaaAAAGGTGAAAATTGGCCAAATCTTGACTCCTGATTGCTATTCAGTGACCACTGCTGAGTGAGTGTGAGCATGTGTTGAGTAGGGACATAATTGAGCTTGTCTGTGCTTCCTGCTCCCCCATGGTTGAATAGCCTGGAAAATGCTCACTTCCAGGCTCCTTGGACTAGGTACAGGAGGGTGACCTGGAAATACTCCCACTAAAGGAGTGAATCACTTCAGGAAAGGAAGGAGAGAACTTTGGCAGAAAGAAAGTTGGGCAGTAAAAAAGTGTATATAAATCTGCAGTCCATTACACTCCATTCTTACTATGGATATGCTAATTAGTTAACAACTGGAGTCCAGCCAACGTCTGAGCTCCTCCAATAGAGCCTGAACAAGTCTATTCTTGTGAGTAAATAAAAACATGTTTCAGCTCCTCTGAGGGCTAACTTGGTAAATGCATCACCTACTCTGCTGTAAATGTGCtcagtctgtgttgagttagctctCAGCTGGGGTAAGGGTAGCTACAGttgccttgagtgagggaaggcaaACATTGATAAGTTGTCCATCACAGTTTGCTACCCAGTGATCTCTGCTAGAAATGCACCTGGCTGGGATGTGGGGTAAGAACAGGTTTGGGCTGCACAGGATAGCCTGCCAACATGCAACAATATAGGAAGAATGGCAGCTTGGGTGAATATCAGAGGTTGGTCAGTACTCATGTAACTGCAGTTTAGttttgggggatggggggtggtggtggggggtgcagtGTGGGGGAGCGGAGAGTGGTGTGGGTGGTGAAATTAGCAGCATAAATGCTGGGAGTGAGTTCACCCATGCCAGTATCCTAGAATACAATTAAAGTGACAGCAATATAAAAGTAGTTGATAATTCTGCAGTCCAACTCACCCCATTCTGACTATTTAAATGCTAATTTGTTAACCTAACAGAGTCCAGCCACAGTGTCTGAGCCTGCTGACAGGCCTGAACAAGCCTATTCCCATGAAGAAAGAACACCCGTAAGCCAAGtgactaaatgcatcacctcatctgGAACTGAGCCACTCAGATCAGGACTTTTAATGGTTGGATTCCTGGTGCGTGCATCTCAGCTCAGGCTGCAACAATTGGAAAGCAAAATGTAACCAGGGTTCCCACTCTGGACCCATGTCTGCTGATTTCTATTGGAAAGTGTCTGCAATCCTCCTGATAGTTAAGCCATTGAAAAGCTAAACCATGCAGATCAGGAAGATGGCAGTTTCAGTCTGTGTTAATCTAAGTCAATGCAGCAGCATGGGTATTGATAATTTTGGCCTCAGCATATCCTGGGTTAGAGagggttgtggtggagtgggggagaaacagctagtgttcctgttactgatcCAGTGATTCCAGTTTAAAAAAGATTTGCATGTgtataccaggtaaggacagtttGGGCTTGGAGCAATGTCCCTGAGCAAGGTCTGATGGTCTGCAACCACTCACTATCTAGGCACACACATACATAATGGCCAATTGGGTGAGACACTGGAGGTTGCCTGTTGCTCATGAAGCCACACCACATCAAGGAGTCAAACCATCAATAGAAGAGAGTagtggagggagagggaaaatggCAGAAAAGAACAAAATAAAGTGCTTATCTATGGACATCTGGTAGGCACAGGAGTCAATTTGCCTGTGATGCACCACCCAGTCAAATAGTCTGCTGCAACTCACTGTCCGGGCTCACTCATGGAGAATGAAGAACAGCATATGTGTCAAATTGTTCTCGTATTGGCCAAATTGAATAATTAAGATGTTTTGCCTGCACATTTTATATTTTCTGAAGGCATATTTTATTGTATTTGTTATGTAGTGTCACATAAACATTAATTATCTTGCTTACACAAACTTATTTGGAACTTACATGTTGGTACACCTGCATTTCAGCAAGGATGCCTTGCATCACTGATTCCAAAGCCCAAGCACCAAAGCACCATTTGCCAGTGCCAGACCAGACAGTAGGCAAATCAAGAGCAGGGCAACTGGGTTCATGAAAGAAACATCAGCTGGGTGtccgctcctgattgctatccaataATGTCCTCTTGCAGAGATCAGGTGAGCATGTGATTGTTCTTGGCGGCAGTGACTCTtgcagttgaatagcctgccaacacactATGGACTCAGAAATGATGAATAGCTGCTTGAATGAGGTTCTGAAGGATGATTAGAGTCCATGGAACTGTATTTCAGGGAGGGAGTAACACCTTAAGGATATGGGAGAAAATGAGTAAGGAAAGATAAAAgtagggtgggggaaggggtgacagtTTACGCTCCACTTTAAGAAATCAGGACTTTGCCCTCTCAATAATTTAACTGACAAAGTCTGCATCAGTACACAATGGAATACTCACACTGCCAATTCACTGAAGTTAGTGGAAAGAGGAATTTCACGTCCAGAGTTTTGATATCATAGAACCatggaaaaattatggcacagaaggaggccattcagcctgtggtatctgtgccagccaaaaaaactagtcgcccaatctaatcccatcttccagcacctggtccagttagagcatttcaggtgcatgtccaggtaccttttaaaagaactgagggcttctgcctccaccactgttcttggcagtgaattctggacacccatcaccctctgggtgaaaaagtttttcctcatgtccctgctaatccttctaccaatcaccttaaatctgtgccccttggtaattgacctctctgctggggaaacaagtccttcctgtctactctatctcggcccctcataattttgtatacctctattaagtcacccctcagcctcctctgttctaaggaaaacaaccctagcctacccaatctatcctcatagctgagggcaattttaacctaactgcACCCAATGGCAAACTGAAAGGATTGGGTGCAATACTGGTTTTACTCCCACTCGATTAGGTTAAAATGACCTCCCCCAGATTTCATTTCACAAATTCCTATAGAGCCCACTCAAGAATCTAAAAGAATGCTTCTGCCTAGGCTGCAGAAACATTTTAATTGTAAATGAAAGAGGGCAGAGTGGGCAGCTTGAAGTAATATTGTGCTGCACAATGATTATGGGAGACATGGTATTGTAGCagctccttccccactctcttccccaccCCGCCATCTCCGCCACCTCTCCTATCCCCCATTCCACCCTCTCTAGGTTAGTGACTAATACTCAGTAGGTAAATACACCAATTAGGGTGGCACTGAGCCACAGAGATCAGGAAGGTCCCAAATAAACAATCCTGTTTCTATGCTGAGTTAGCAGTCCTCAGAGCTGGGGCAAGCTGTGATGGTGCTACAATTAATCTCAGTACCCTCAGGCAAGGGAGAAGGAAATCAGCCAAGATTCATGTAGCTGACTGCTATCCAGGGGGCCAAGCCAGAAGACTTGTGTCTTTGTTATGATCAGCTGGGTGGTGATTCCCCAGGGTCAATAGCCTGTCAACATTCACTATTGGGATTCAGAGGGGATGGAGTGTCATTGAGGCAAGGTATAAGAATGATGatcatgcctgtagaactgtacccccaaCACAACTCTATATTTCTTATGAAAGATTTTCCATATGGCATACTTTGGTTGGATTGGCAGCTCAGAACTCTGACCTTCTGCCCCCAAAATGTAACACATATTATGGTACTGAGGCATACAAAGCAGAAGGTGAAAAGCTTTGATTCCCAGGCTCTGCTGGGTTAGCTGATTGGAGATGGGGGAGTTAGTTGGACTGCTACATTTGGGCACAGTGCccgcagaggcagcaaataaattggccaaggttcctgctcctgtcTGCTATTCTGTGATCCCTTTCTGTAAAGTGCATGTGTGAGTATTCAGTGAGGTTACGATCAGGCTCCACTGTGACACCCACTCACAGCTAAATGGTCCCTCATCACCAATGAACCTGGACCTCATTTGGATGTGGTTCCAGGAGACAGTTGGTGCCTGTGAAATCCGAATCCAGCCTGAATCAGTTCCTTCAGGAAAAGAGCAAGGAACctggaaaagagagagaaaaaaactttAATCAACACTGATGGAATAATTCCCACACACTTGATGAAGCTTTAAACGGCTGAGGTTGTGAGGAGGTAGTGACCAATGTGATGAATTGATTGTCAAACTGCTTTGCACTGTGCCATTCTTTCACTGTATATCTGCATGAAACCAAACAGTACAGTTTCAGAGGCATTTTGAATGCTCTAAGGCTGCTTCATAAATGATCTGGCTGCAGGAACTGTATCGATCTGCACTAGCTGATGTGCCACTATGTCTGTTCTATTGTACTCTTCAGTTTGTACAGCACCATCCAAATAAAATTCTGTGGGAGATTCTGCTAAAGATGTGAAGTCATCCTCGGGCTCTCTGAATTACAGTGCAAATAAATCCCTTTTCTTGGGGGCTGCGTGCTCTCCCCTTCACCATCATCATTGTGGCCATCTCCCTCCTCATCCCCCAAACAGCTGACTGTGCTTTCTGCAGCAAATACAGGACATTGGAGTGAAGAAATCATCTATGGAAATAGGGGAGAGAATTATTATTAATCGAGTTTATATTGTCAAAGGAACGGAAGACATTTCATGACACAGGATCATCCAATCCTACAAGACAGAAGAAGCCATTCGGGCCATCGTGCTTGtgcaagctctttgaaagagcgattcAATTAGCCTTTCCTCTTTAACTCTTTCCTCATACCTCTGCAATTGtttttctttcaagtatttatacaatttctttttgaaagttatcgttaaatctgcttccacctcccatCTAGGCAGTGCACTGGAGACCATAACAACTCGTGCTGCATGAACCAATTTATTTTCATCTCTCCCCTGACTCTTTTATCAATTATCTTacatctgtgctgtaattatctttgtgcctttggttactgacctgcctcccagtggaaacagtttctccccatctactctataaaaccccttcataattttgaatacctcgattaaGTCTCTCCCTACCTTCTCAATCTCCCCTAATCTGGTAATTTTTATTCGTTTCGACTCCCTGTGTCTAACGAGAAGTCTGTTTAGTGCAGGATGTACAGCATTAAAACTAACTCCAAGaactccaattgcccccagcaattACCTGGAACAATTTATTCAATCAATCCCAATTTCAGGGTTTTCAATGATCCTCATCGCCTCTTCTCAGAACAAAAGCCCTTCGGGACACTTTGCATGTCATagtttgggggtgggggcgggggtggtgtaGGGGGACAATATAAGACACAAACAGACACATTCACATCAGATCCGGCCTTCGCCTCGTCCCTACCAGGAACGATCTTTCGCCCGGGACCCAAAATGCAGCCGATGTTCTTGGACCAACCCCTTTACCCAGCTTTCTTCTCCGATCCCTCCGCTTTTTACCCGGCCCGGTGTTCCTCGCCCTTCACCAAGCCCCAGGAGGAGGCTCCAGCCAAGAAGCGCCCGTTCACCGTTGAGTTTCTGCTCGCCAAGTCTCCCCAAGAGGGCGGCGAACGCAGCCAGCAGCCGCTTGAGCCTCAGGTGCCTGTCTATCCGGATGCCGTGTGCGCCCCGGTGCCCACGGGGTACCCCGTCCTCTGCCAGTCTCCGGGTTACTACAGTCAGCCCTGGTACAGCAGATGGAATATGTACGGTGCAGGTAAGGGCTTTCAGTCCTTGGTATTTCTCTATCTCATGGGGAGATGTGTATTTCCGTGTGTTTGATTTATTTCTCTGTTGACTGGGCTCAACTGAATCTGAAATGTTTAAATCTGATCTGTATCGATTTTGAGTAAAGTGAATCAAAAGTTTGTTGGCATCTTTCAGGTGATGAGCTTGCATGATCTATTAGTGTAAATACCTGATAATTCATGTTATTATCCGCCACTTCCTTTCCACGTCTCTCTGTTAGTTCTGTTTaaatttctcttctttctgtctgctTTTCTCAATTTTTTCTCCTCTCCAGCTCGCCTTTTTTTCTCATTCCTACCTCGGTGAACGTTTAGTCGCTCTCTCGCTTTCCCGGGGACCGAGACAGAGCATCATTGATCAAACTAGCCAATTCCACGACGAATAAAGCTTTTTTTCCCCCTCCTCGTTTCTGTTTCCCCCCTGATGGGGTTGTTTTCTTTCGAATCGGAGCAATTTGATGATATGAAAGTGTGTAAAATTATGAAGGAATGGGACAGGGTAGGTAGAAATAGGCTGTAGGAACTAAGAGGTGGGTGTGGATATTGAATTAAATGTAAGACATTTAGTACAGAGAGCAGGAGAAGTTATTTTTAACAGAGGTCCGTGAGGCTGTGGGATTCTTTTCTGTAGTTAGCGATAGAAGCAGAGGCCGTGTCAACATTTAAGAAAAGATTAGATGGATGGTTGAAAGAAAGACGAATCGGGGATGTGCGGACAGGGGATTAGAACGAGTGGAAATGTACAAGATTAACCCAGTACAGACTGCTTGGGCCAAACGTGTTGTAATTTCGGTGTAGGTCTATGACTTCAAATAGCTTTGAGAATGTCTGTCATATCCGTGATCCTGACTTCATTCCAATTCTGTTTCAGATCGAGGGTTCAGTCGACCCGCCCTGCTGCACCCGATTCCCGCCAAAGAGGTGAAGTTAAAGCGCTTCAGGGCCATCTTCACTCAGGAACAGCTCGCAGTGTTGGAGAGGGAGTTCAGGAAACACCGCTACATAATCGGCCCTCAGAGGGTGGCCTTGGCTGCTGCTCTGGGTCTGACAGTACTGCAGGTACAGGGCTTCACAGAGCTAAGTGTTGAGCATTTCCACTGATAACCAGCAGACCGGATAACAGGCTGGCAGTTTAAAGTTATCCGTTTAGCAAGGAGCGAGATTGAGCTATTCGAGAGCTGGCAAGGGTAATGGTGATTGTGCAGATTTCAAGTATGAACTGGTCATGACCATAGATGGAAATGGTGGACAGCCCCTGTAACATACATGCATTTTTTAATGGTTTCATCTCCGAGTACATTGTTCAACTCATTTACATAACTCCTTTTTATTGTATAAATACTATCAATAGCTTATTTCAAATAAATGGATTAATCAGAAGCTTAGCTATGACaatccaggacaacgcagcccgcttcattggcaccccatctacaaacattcactccctccaccaccgacacacagtggcagcactgtgtaccttaTGGCTTTGGTAAAGTTGTCATAGGAATTAAAGCTAAATCCTTTGGGTAGCATAGgtgcaaagctttttttttaaattattccttcatgagatgtgggcgtcgctggccaggccagcatttattgcccatccctaactgcccttgagaaggtggtggtgagctgccttcttgaaccgctgcagtccatgtgcggtaggtatacccaaaagtgctgttcggaagggattttgacccagcgacagtgaaggaacagcgatatagttccaagtcaggatggtgtgtgacttggaggggaacttgcagctgatggtgttcccatgcatttgctgcccttgtccttctagtttgtagaggttgcgggtttggaaggtgctgtctaaggagccttggtgcgttgctgcaatgcatcttgaagCCATAATTTCAAAAATAATAAGCATTAAAGTTAGCAACGTTTATTTTCACTCGATTTTGCTTTATTCTAGGTGAAGGTATGGTTTCAGAACAGACGGATCAAATGGAAGAAGGACGCCGAAAAAAATCAGCAAGTCAAACCAGCGGAGCAGTCTTTGACCAAACTCCGGCGCAGGAGCCTCAAGGCAGCCGCTGAGGATAGCCCATCAACCGAAGAGGCAAGCGATATCCCGGGGAAATGAGGAGCGCCTGGGCCTCTGAGAATATCGGTCATCTGTGTGTTTCCGTTTGACCAACTTTACCCTCAAGTCTCAGGAATAATACTTTAAAAAATTAACAGTTAATTTTTGTACATAAAGAAAAACAGAAACTTGTTAAACAAGATTGATCGCATTGTAAATGTCTGGCTGGGTGTATGGAACTCCGTTTTATGGAGATGCGGATTAATTTAATTTATAAATCACGATTGATCAGGATCCCTTGTTCGCTTGTGATTTGTTACCCACGGTTTAAGATTCATAGTGATCCCCAGTTCTTGCTTACCGAACCAGGCTGCAGTTACAATGTCACTTTGCGATCTATGCACAGAAGGTTTAAGTGTCTATCAATGTAAAGTTGACAGTATATAACTCAGTAACTGGCGGGATATGAAACCCCCCGCATACCGGTTGGAGTTTAACTGGAGTGTAGTGTAACTCCAGACAGGGAGTAAGcagggttttgatgaaaggtcacagaacccgttaactctgtttctctctccacagatgctgagtattttcagcactttgtttttatttgaattATCAGCAAGGACCAGGGTTCCCTACATAGCAAATCCATCGAAAGTCAGCCTATCGGTGAGCTTTGTGGACCCACCCTCTGAGCAGGGCGGAGCAAGCAAAGGGCATTGGAGAGATGTGCTGCAAGAGAAAATGGCTAACGGCTGGGGAGGAAGTCCAAAGGGAGGAGTCTTCTTCATCTGCACATTAGGAAAGGAATGGGCCATTCAGTCCCTGGAGCCTGTCCACAATTCAATTAGAGAACGGCTGACCTGCAAATAGATTCTATTTACCTTCCCTTGATATCAATGGATTTTAGTCTTGAAAGTGCACTTTTGTCAGAGGCACGGGTAGGGCTGGATTTGATCTTTGTGTTACTTGGCACATCATCGTGGCTGCCCGTAGCTTTTTCAGGGCATCTTTATCCACCTGTATTTAGATGCAGATCTAACGAGAGACGATAACCAAACCATTGatcttgaataaaagcaaaatactgcggatgctggaaatcttgaatGCCGATTTAAACACATGTAATTTCTATTTTATTGAGGGACAATTAACCTGAATTAATAAGGTCCTTAACCGAGGCCAGAGATAATTTCTATCCTCCCAGTCACATCAAATACTAAGTGTACGGGACTAAAGGTATGGGTCATTAATCAAACGGCAAAACATTCTCCTGATCTTAAAAAAATATACAACTGGCATAAAAAATAGACGAATATTactttgcatgggaacac containing:
- the LOC137375567 gene encoding homeobox protein not2-like is translated as MQPMFLDQPLYPAFFSDPSAFYPARCSSPFTKPQEEAPAKKRPFTVEFLLAKSPQEGGERSQQPLEPQVPVYPDAVCAPVPTGYPVLCQSPGYYSQPWYSRWNMYGADRGFSRPALLHPIPAKEVKLKRFRAIFTQEQLAVLEREFRKHRYIIGPQRVALAAALGLTVLQVKVWFQNRRIKWKKDAEKNQQVKPAEQSLTKLRRRSLKAAAEDSPSTEEASDIPGK